aatggaagcaagtcttcctcgattccgagggactgactacgaTGGTGATGATAACTGACTTGCAAAATGGCGGACAGGATAAAAAAACCTAGTTGGTCCAACTAACCTTTCACATATATTTATGATGCTTTGTACATTACAATTAATATATCCCATACCCTCTCGGTGCCGTGTAATCTCCTGAGAGAGAGGAGATAAACCAGAATAAAACCCCAAGGCCAATTAGGGGGAACAAAATCTGGCAACTTCCTCACGTGAGGTGATTAAAATGGCATTGACCATGACTTGCATTacttgatcatcatcataggcagtccctcagaatccactcttaaagtgagtccttcggtggctgaacagtccaatacaggatgtGCCGTTAGGCTCCATCAAAGGCTGAATTCCAGCCGCAGGATTAATCATTGAAGGGAAGCCAACAAAGGATTGAAGCCAGAGTTTGTCAAGTTGGTTAATGACCACCTCGACGGTGGCCTTGGTGAGTGTTCAGCTGTGGTCAGCGACTGAGTTCATGGGGTATCAGTGAGTGAATGTCCTTACATACCCCCCAGTACCCAGTCACTGTCAACATTTCCCAACCAGCTCGCTGCCTGCTCATGGCTCTTCAGTAAACAGTAAACGTTGGCAAATGGTAATGTGACAAAGTCCTGGGCCCCTTAGATCAAGACCCTGAGTTCGGCTGCTCTAATTGGCCAGCCAGTTATTGAGCCTTCCCACTTCCTCCAGCCCCTTGCCAGTAAAACACATTGCCGAATTGGCCCCAACTCAGTGTGGCCATTCCAGAATCCACAGTGAGTGGGTGTGACTACGTGCTGGGGTAAGAGCCATGTCTGTTGAAATCATTTGTGATTAATCTCACTCTTTGGTGAGCCGTGCATGTCAAGAAAGACCGAGATGTCATGGCTGCTCCGTGCTAAGTTAACTGGTCTCCATTTGGTGCTGTCTGCGGGAGGggcctgtggggggggggtctgtgggGGGGAGAGGGCTGTGGGGAGGGGGCTGTGGTGGGGGGGTCTGTGGAGAGGGGGCTGTGGAGAGGGGGCTGTGGAGAGGGGGCTGTGGTGGGGGGGGTCTGTGGGGGGGGTCTGTGGGGAGTGGGCTGTGTggagggggctgtggggagggggctGTGGGGAGGAGTCTGCGGGGAGGGGGCTGTATggagggggctgtggggagggggctgtggggagggagctgtggggagggggctgtggggagggagctgtggggagtgggctgtggggagggggctatggggagggggctgtgaggagggggctgtggggagggggctATGGGGAGGGGGCTGTGAGGAGGGGGCTGTGGAGAGGGGTCtgcggggagggggttgtggggagtgggctatggggagggggCTGTGAGGAAGGGGCTGTGGAGAGGGTTCTGTGGggagggggctgtggggagggggctgtggggagggggctgtggggagtgggctgtggggagtgggctgtggggaggggtctgtggggagggggctgtggggaggggtcTGTGAGGAAGGGGCTGTGGAGAGGGTTCTGCGGGGAGGGGGTCTTTAGGGGGGTGTCTGTGGGGAGGGGGCTGTGTGGAGCGGGCTGTGGGGAGTGGGCTgtggggaggggtctgtggggagggggctgtggggaggggtctgtggggagggggctatggggagggggctgtggggagggggctgtggggagtgggctgtggggaggggtctgtggggagggggctgtgtggagggggctgtggggaggggctgtggggtgggggcgggagatGTTACAGCTCGCTGGCAGAATAATCGGTCAGGGTCCATGCTTCAGATCTCCAGCCAGTGAATCCTGTTGAAAGGTGCctccattgtgtccaattctgggcaccacactttaggaaggaggcCTTAGAGTGGGACAAGAGATTTTCTGGAACGGTACCAGGGGATGAGgaactggagaagttgggattgttctccttggagtcgaGACGGTTACTGGAAGATTTATTAGCGGCCGTCAAAGTcacgaagggttttgatggagcaagTTCGGAGAAACTGGTCCaccggagggtcggtaaccagaggacacagatttaagtagtGGGCAGGGACAGGGGCAGGGACAGGGGGCAGGGGGCAAGGACATGGGCAAGGACAGGGGCAGGGACACGGGGCAAGGGCatagggcaggggcagggggcagggagaCGGGGCAGGGGCatagggcagggggcagggggcataGGGCAGGGACAGGGGCAGGGACAGGGGCAGGGTCACGGGGCAGGGGGCAAGGACAGGGGCAGGGACACGGGGCAAGGGCatagggcaggggcagggggcaggggcatAGGGCAGGGGGCAGGAAGCATAGGGCAGGGACAGGGGCAGGGACAGGGGCAGGGTCACGGGGCAGGGACAGGGGCAGGGTcacggggcagggggcaggggcagggacaggggcagggacaggggcagggacaggggcagggacaggggcagggacaggggcagggggcaggggcagGGACACGGGGCAGGGACAAGGGCAGGGAcacggggcagggggcagggggcataGGGCAGGGTCACGGGGCAGGGACAGGGGCAGGGAcacggggcagggggcaggggcagGGACACGGGGAGTGCGATGAATTGGATAGCTGTactaaagaaccagcacaggcacaatgggccaaatggcctccctctgtaagATTCTCTGTGGCCGCAAGAAAGCAGAATGGGGTTATAGAATGGGCCCCTTTCACGACTCCATAACCACTCACAGCAGGCGGAGGGTTAAAGCCAGGTCGGGGTGTGCCGAGTATTTGAGAATGTTTGAGCTGATGATCTAATCGGGAAGCTAATCCAATAATAGACGGAACTTTCTCCCCAGATATTCCGAGCCTCCGTCATGCTGAGGGGACTTATCCTCTTCACTCTGCTCGCTCAGGGTAAGTCGGCACAGCCCCAGTGTGGGCGGAGATAGCGCTGTAGAATTATTTGGGATTCACAAACCCTTTTGTTGCGCTAAAATGTTTAAAGAAACGGTTCAGAACTCTCCTGCTCACACAGGATTGCGCTCTGTCAGTTGTTGTGAGGGTTGTTTCCCTGAGGTCGCTCTAAGGTGCCCTTCAGCCCGTCCCATTAATCACCATCCCTGCTGAAATCATGCGTTCCAGTGAGTGCAATTTGCAGCTCTGTCTGACACGCCCCAAATCCCATCCCCATTTCCTGAGGGAGGTTTGTTTGGCCGGTCTGGAGGGCACCATTGCCCCCACAGGGGACCGAGAGTTTGGACACTGGCTGCTGGATCCAAGCACCGCCCCCAGCTGCGAGTACAGACCTTGCTGGGATTTAACCAGCTCAAACTGCAGGGTGTTGCTCAATCTTCCCACTGCTTCTCCTGCTGGGAACTACCTGCACAGTGGTACATTTCATTACAGAGTTCTCTGGAGCCAAGTGTGAGTAGTTCCACACTCcagatatcccacccagtctaatcccactctccccctccccatttaatatcccacccagtctaatcccactctccccctccccatttaatatcccacccagtctaatcccactctcccctctctccccacctttaatatcccacccagtctaatcccactctcccctctctccccacctttaatatcccacccagtctaatcccattctccccctccccatttaatatcccacccagtctaatcccactctccccctccccatttaataccccacccagtctaatcccactctccccctcactccccgaccctttaatatcccacccagtctaatcccactctctccctccccatttaatatcccacccagtctaatcccactctcccctctctccccacctttaatatcccacccagtctaatcccactctccccctccccatttaatatcccacctagtctaatcccactctccccctccccatttaataccccacccagtctaatcccactctccccctcactccccgaccctttaatatcccacccagtctaatcccactctccccctctctccacgattctttaatatcccacccagtctaatcccactctccccctcactcccccctttaataccccacccagtctagtcccactctccccctcactccccgcaccctttaatatcccacccagtctaatcccactctccccctcactcccccctttaataccccacccagtctaatcccactctccccactctccctttaatatcccacccagtctaatcccactctcccctcactccccgcacactTTGCTGTTCCTCTATCTAAAATCTGCCGAATTCCTGTTGCAAAGAATGTGCTTCACCATCAGTGTGTGACGTAGAATTGTACATTCTGCCCAGCCATGGTGCAAACAACAAAGGGTTCTCCTTATAGTGCGCCTTGCAACTTTAGAATCTGTACCCACTATAGTAAATAAACTGATCTGTGTTGTGTGTTAACTTCCCCCTCGTACAGTTACAGCTGGCAGATGGGGCAAGCTCTGTGCTGGAAATCTGCGGAACAGGGTGAGAGGGACTGATATCTATGGCAATGGGGCTTATGGTGCTCCCAGGTAACTGTGACACTGTCGTTATCCATACAATTGTACCTTCcttcaacaacagcagcaacaatgtgaacttatgtagcgcctttaatgtagtacaatgtcccatggtgcttcacaggagcgttatcaaacaacatttgaccccGAGCCGCATCTTAcaacagattggtcaaagaggtcggttttaaggagcgtcttaaagtaggatggagaggttagagaggcggagaggtttagggagggagttccagagcttggggcccaggcagctgaaggcacggccagcgatggtggagcgattataatcagggatggacaggagggcagaattggaggagcgcagagggttgtagggctggggatggggaaggggttgcagagatagggaggggcgagggccatggagggatttgaaaacaaagatgagtatttttaaaatcgaggcgttggttaaccggaagccaatgtaggtcagcgagcacaggggggagggactatCTGAAGAGAGAACGgtttcactccctctccctgctccccgCTTTGGTGGCCCCGATCACCTCCATGTTCCTGTTACATGGAGCGTTGGTGTCAGACTTGGAGCCTGTAGTGCACGTGCCAAGGGCTGGAAGGCTGAAGGGGGAAGAACATTTCCATAAATTCTACAACACAGGATCACAGGCCGTCTTAACTCATCACAGTACTAGCCTGTCGAGCGCACTTCCTGTCAGAGGCGCCGTTATTTCCTGTCACACTTCAGACGTCACACTCTGATGGTGAGCAATGCCACGGGCGATCCACTGGTACTCTTCGAACGCGAGATCTCAGTGCTGAGGGTGCTGTGGAAATTGTCGGTACAGTAATAGCCATGTCCATCAGACGTTAGGAATATTTCACCGACAGATGATCGTATTCGGGGCTGACTGTGTTTTGTCGTGTACAGGAAGGGTGGGACCACACACAAGGGGGTCGACGTGGTTTGCAGGAACGGATCAACAGTTTACGCCCCCTTCAGCGGCAGGCTGATGAGACGGGCCACCCCCTATAGGGAAACAAACGCGATTAACAATGGAGTAAAGTTGGAAGGAGCAGGTGAGAAGAGTTCATTCCATTCAGTCCAATCTGCCAGCTCCTTGCTAACCTGTCTCCCCATTTCCCCACGAAATCATCAGGGAATTCAAATTCACAGCTGCACAAGGGTGGAGGGAGCAGAAGCAcaagaacgatgggccgaatggcatgcttTTGtcttgtatcattctataattcaaaTGGGAGCCCTCCCCCGGCACTGACTGATTCTCTGAGTCGCTGGGCTTCTTCACGTTTGGTAATTATCTCTCGCTGTTGAGTTTAGAGCGGAATTCTATTAAAATGCATCCGTAAAGTCCTGCTTTATAATGTAGCAGGAAGCGGTTGTAACTCCCTCCCCAGATAGGGGGCTTGTCCATTTCGAATTCCTAGATCCTACCGATATACGTGGCTTAAGATCGACCTGCATTCATACGAACAACGACAGACAAGCAAAGACCCTCCTATCCCACACAACATATACACTACACCCCACCCGAAcccatgtggtctcctgggagaggaaaaacagTTCGATAACGCAGGTCAACTTGAGTTAAAAAAAATACGGGAAATTCTGCTCCGATCCAACtcgcccaggagatcactctggccctgaactcCCCGCAGTACCCACCTCCTGTAAGAGGGATCTCCACCCCAGAAACAGCTCCAGCTCTCGCCCAAAGGAATT
This DNA window, taken from Pristiophorus japonicus isolate sPriJap1 chromosome 20, sPriJap1.hap1, whole genome shotgun sequence, encodes the following:
- the LOC139232845 gene encoding leukocyte cell-derived chemotaxin-2-like → MHTDLKLLGPREIPVLRPLLTAHRSACTLAYAQGGSWSHMALGSQSAFLGPYTLRTDLERPGFLGQYLKGKEALEWDKRFSGTVPGDEELEKLGLFSLESRRLLEDLLAAVKVTKGFDGASSEKLVHRRIFRASVMLRGLILFTLLAQVTAGRWGKLCAGNLRNRVRGTDIYGNGAYGAPRKGGTTHKGVDVVCRNGSTVYAPFSGRLMRRATPYRETNAINNGVKLEGAGYCVKIFYIAPERYTGYVLKGQKIGTLLNVQSVYPGITSHVHIEMCNTSTDPTSHL